Proteins from a genomic interval of Clostridium sp. M62/1:
- a CDS encoding ABC transporter ATP-binding protein — translation MLELRNISFEVQEEKEQREIIHNLDLTIEDNEFVVITGPNGGGKSTLAKIIAGIKTPTEGSILFDGQDITDKSITDRANMGISFAFQQPVRFKGIQVLDLIRLAAHDDRMSVADACRYLSEVGLCARDYINREVNGSLSGGELKRIEIATVLARASRLSVFDEPEAGIDLWSFQNLIQVFERMRERTKGSIIIISHQERILNIADRIVVIADGRITKQGKKEEILPEILGTASAVEACDFYRREQ, via the coding sequence ATGCTGGAACTTAGAAACATTTCGTTTGAAGTCCAGGAGGAGAAGGAGCAGAGAGAAATCATACACAACCTGGATTTAACCATAGAGGACAATGAGTTTGTGGTAATTACCGGTCCCAACGGAGGCGGAAAATCCACCCTTGCAAAGATTATTGCCGGAATCAAGACGCCGACGGAGGGCTCCATTCTGTTCGACGGGCAGGATATTACGGACAAGAGCATTACGGACAGGGCAAATATGGGTATCAGCTTTGCCTTTCAGCAGCCGGTGCGCTTTAAGGGGATTCAGGTCCTTGACTTAATCCGCCTGGCGGCCCACGATGACAGGATGTCAGTGGCTGACGCCTGCCGCTATCTCTCAGAGGTGGGACTGTGCGCCAGGGATTATATCAACCGTGAGGTAAACGGCAGTCTCTCCGGCGGTGAGCTAAAGAGGATTGAGATTGCCACGGTTCTTGCGAGAGCGTCCAGGCTTTCTGTATTTGACGAGCCGGAGGCAGGAATTGACCTCTGGAGCTTCCAGAACCTGATCCAGGTATTTGAGCGTATGAGGGAGAGGACAAAGGGTTCTATCATCATTATTTCCCATCAGGAGAGAATCTTAAATATTGCAGACCGGATCGTGGTGATTGCGGACGGACGCATCACGAAGCAGGGAAAGAAGGAAGAAATCCTTCCGGAGATTTTAGGAACCGCGTCAGCAGTGGAGGCATGTGATTTTTACAGGAGGGAGCAGTAA